The sequence below is a genomic window from Micromonas commoda chromosome 10, complete sequence.
ccgccatcggcgcgagACACCTCACCCACGGGTTCACGTTCAGCGCGGACAACGTGacgaacgtcgcggcgccgatgctgGTGCAGGACGCGTACGCCTCCTGGTGCGAGTGCAGTATCCGCGCCGGCATCGCGCAGAGCGTGTCTCGCATGATCCCGCCGAATGACGCGGTGAACATGccgcacgcgacggcgaccaccgggtcacccgccgcggctctcagGCCGTTGTTGGCGCCGATGACGCAGAAACCCccgatggcgagcgcgtccagccAGTTCAGCGAACTCTCCAGTACGTTCGACTTGCCCGCTTTGGCGAACAaacgctcgagcgcgggccAGAAGAAGAACGTGagcaccgacgcggcgagcgataTGTACACGTACTCGGGCTCCTGCGCCCAGAACACCTGCTCTCCCAGCACGAACCCGCGGAAcgacccgccgcccatcgccgtgatgcacccgacgacgaggcacCCGAGGAAGttcatccccgccgcgcccgcggtcaCGACGCCCGCCTGCGCAAACACCGCGGTGCCGTAGTAATCTACAAACctgacgaacgcgccgggcgcggcggtccagTCCAGGCAGTCGAGCCCGCGGGGCATGAGCGGGACGATGGCCGCGGGCagctcgggggcgacgagccacgagacggcgacggcggtggcggtggcgaggaccATGGCCGCGAGATACGCGtagcggacgcggcgcgacgccgggtcgtcgtgctcgttcgcgacgcgtctcTCGCCGTCCAGGCGTGCTGCCGCcgtgcgctcgcggcggtcgtcctcctcgcgccgctcgggctcggcgggcggggcgtggagggcgtccgcggacgcggcgttggGGGCCACGCGGATGCGACGACGCTgggccgcgagcggcggcggccgttcgcgcgggacgccgaggacgagtcCGCCTCGGGGGAGGGCgagacgcgaacggcggctCATCGGCGAGCCAGCATTCTTGGCGGACGTTATCATCGCCTTCACGCGTCTGGCGCGagtcgcggcggggccgggcgcgagggcggtcgccggggcggcgaacccgcggcgcgcgatcgcggacatcgtcgccgggtttaggcgcgcgcggggaggcccgagccgcgcgtcgcggagcagTGGAGGCTTACGCGTGAGAGTGGAGGCGACGCGTGAGAATATCGAGTCGGCAGGTCGCTGGCGAACCCCGGCAAACCCCGGCCACGAAAACCCAGGCGCGCACTCGCGGGGAGCGCGTGGAGTgttcaccgcgcgccgccgatgccgtcgtcctcgatctcgtccgTCGTGTTTCGATGCGCCgcggatcgtcgcgacgtcacggctgcgcgcgcgtccaccgcggcacgcgcgtcgtccgagcgtgcacgcgccgcgacgccatcgaccaAGACGACACCCGCCAGGCCCaggagacgacgcgcgagcaAGGCGCTGGTTTTCCGCCGCGGGATGTTCAGGGATCTCGACGAGCGACCGCCGTGGCATCTTGAGCTCTCCGCggacgtccacgagctcggcaTGGAGGAGCACGACGCGCTCAAtcccgaacgcggcggcagAGGGGGCGCCACGGGTGGgcactcgtcgtcgagacccgtcgacgtcgacgagcgcgacgacgtcggcgtgagCGTCAAggcgacggtcgcgccggTGGGCCAGGGATTCTTCATCGAAGGTAACGTGCGGATGTGTTGCGTGGTGGAGTGCGAG
It includes:
- a CDS encoding predicted protein produces the protein MSAIARRGFAAPATALAPGPAATRARRVKAMITSAKNAGSPMSRRSRLALPRGGLVLGVPRERPPPLAAQRRRIRVAPNAASADALHAPPAEPERREEDDRRERTAAARLDGERRVANEHDDPASRRVRYAYLAAMVLATATAVAVSWLVAPELPAAIVPLMPRGLDCLDWTAAPGAFVRFVDYYGTAVFAQAGVVTAGAAGMNFLGCLVVGCITAMGGGSFRGFVLGEQVFWAQEPEYVYISLAASVLTFFFWPALERLFAKAGKSNVLESSLNWLDALAIGGFCVIGANNGLRAAAGDPVVAVACGMFTASFGGIMRDTLCAMPARILHSHQEAYASCTSIGAATFVTLSALNVNPWVRCLAPMAVVVALRWLAWSKGLRLPTYGTRAE